In Neomonachus schauinslandi chromosome 6, ASM220157v2, whole genome shotgun sequence, a genomic segment contains:
- the LOC110589450 gene encoding cytochrome c oxidase subunit 8A, mitochondrial-like, which produces MFNRRTTLQIKSFVEDQYIKQNLNFYKRKAALDFPTLGSSWQLSSFHAVVSLSTAQLLRGLTGLTRRLPVQRAQIHSKPLREELRTTDVAVGLTSCFLCFLLPSGWVLSHLESYKKWE; this is translated from the exons ATGTTTAACAGACGTACTACACTTCAGATAAAATCATTTGTAGAGGATCAATATATTAAGCAG AATTTGAACTTCTATAAAAGAAAAGCTGCTCTGGACTTCCCGACCTTGGGCAGTAGCTGGCAACTGTCGTCATTCCATGCGGTCGTATCTTTGTCTACGGCGCAGCTGCTGAGGGGCCTGACAGGTCTCACCCGGAGGCTCCCAGTGCAGCGTGCCCAGATCCATTCCAAGCCTCTGCGGGAGGAGCTCAGGACCACGGATGTTGCCGTTGGGCTCACCTCCTGCTTCCTGTGTTTCCTCCTGCCATCGGGCTGGGTCCTATCGCATCTGGAGAGCTACAAGAAGTGGGAGTGA